In the Streptomyces sp. f51 genome, one interval contains:
- a CDS encoding MerR family transcriptional regulator has product MTADDSFGRLDDDDYPAYTMGRAAALLGTTQGFLRALGDARLITPLRSEGGHRRYSRYQLRIAARARELVDQGTPIEAACRIVILEDQLEEAQRINAEYQRTAVRHGTAT; this is encoded by the coding sequence ATGACAGCAGACGACTCGTTCGGCCGGCTCGATGACGACGACTATCCCGCCTACACGATGGGCCGGGCCGCAGCGTTGCTCGGCACCACCCAGGGCTTCCTCCGCGCCCTCGGAGACGCCCGCCTCATCACCCCGCTGCGCTCCGAAGGCGGACACCGCCGCTACTCCCGCTACCAGCTGCGCATCGCCGCCCGCGCCCGCGAACTCGTCGACCAGGGCACCCCCATCGAGGCCGCCTGCCGCATCGTCATCCTCGAAGACCAGCTCGAAGAAGCACAGCGCATCAACGCCGAATACCAGAGGACCGCAGTCCGGCACGGGACCGCCACCTGA